A part of Paenibacillus donghaensis genomic DNA contains:
- a CDS encoding DUF4132 domain-containing protein encodes MNLINHTTSPLIEKFAQSCSDEYSRTVDRKAEIAAYIMGESAEFPSLMNNSNIYSYRTMEALKRMSGKVDEHVFTRAAGIVLRTGSNQNRVYYRYNQIFDLATGDTLLPRGLGARSVIGAERLDQAVERLRLIVQYAGDAVIQSEIKSRQNHSAFGTKNTGHFHSAAGLLLLLKAYKALNPEYVQEKQKELPPLLQALLDEDQTRLQAELDQVLERVVIQQLPLKDNLSTLDLEPQFLQAKRDAVQARRFPSSAYSASQHLQREVFYDSLLQIHSAFMYAIHLKGGKEVFLKELDETGQLLLEAVRDLHEVLPLEVRSNLLELDDKAKNPQSLLAGIVPLDEPYPLIEQLGAQLQYFTIAWNTLKAAVQDDPARSGRALEIMRRPYPRAFLRKVLEDNSADLEAIPGNLEQLVLQSISDLSNKNKHALSLIRYLSGELSLESYLSDDNKLTMFDSRDRDTSRRSVFIAISFLPLDSQAYRRFVLLLCHPDTRTAGLLAMLYKSFDFSGEQLLAQYENDPEVDGEQLLLDLLMLNGQQEYDYVSIPRVELGRIIQSHMANSLKFYKKLPTDTRLTLLETAYTNRDSLPTEEYAESLRLGLTDSSKQANQLAQSEFTRNPDRELYVNLYKADNKASLKELVLNGLRELPGASQAYEELLAYETSEALKQLIQVLLNTEGQSPTAAHAALAKLTDAKRMSRLNWLPLDHLPALRGQGGEELDEGIPLYLLVQSLDFATEPNPRLAEVREYADSLSLADFSAEILSLWIQNQAPAKEKWVLFLSALFGDRRVIELLAAQIKEWTENSRGAIAAEAVRALSYVNDKAALMTIDRVKRSVKNRQVKGAAEEALSMAAENMGLTQEELEDRLVTSLGFDEAGTLSLSYGERAFTVKVTGDLQLSVLNEETGKEVKSLPAPAQKDDAELAAQAKKTFTQLKKDLKMMVAIQSQRVEESLSKQRLWTLEAWRDLFVHNVIMRKFSIGLVWAVYRDGKLADTFRYMEDGTFNTVDEDEYEFADGVLIGLIHPVELDQETLAAWRTQLEDYEITQPFEQLNRTVYKPGEEDSGSRAYTALPEEDFSPTAFPKVLEKYGWYKGAAQDGGMYFEFYKEYGELIAELKFSGASISYYEGMEDITLESLAFFTNRHSTYYYYDQTQGLYLDQVPTRVYSETLYDIMRATGR; translated from the coding sequence ATGAACCTGATCAATCATACTACCAGTCCATTGATTGAGAAATTTGCTCAATCCTGCTCAGACGAATATTCCCGTACTGTTGACCGCAAAGCTGAGATTGCAGCCTATATCATGGGCGAATCTGCTGAGTTCCCCTCATTGATGAATAACTCCAATATTTACTCTTACCGAACAATGGAGGCCCTGAAGAGAATGTCAGGCAAGGTTGACGAGCACGTTTTTACTAGGGCGGCGGGGATTGTGCTTCGCACCGGTTCGAACCAGAATCGTGTGTATTACCGTTACAATCAAATTTTCGACCTTGCCACAGGGGATACCCTTCTGCCCCGTGGCCTGGGCGCCAGAAGCGTCATCGGAGCAGAGCGGCTGGATCAGGCGGTGGAGCGCCTCCGCCTGATCGTCCAATATGCAGGGGATGCTGTGATCCAATCCGAAATAAAAAGCAGACAGAATCATTCCGCATTCGGCACCAAGAATACCGGTCACTTTCACAGTGCTGCCGGACTGCTGCTGCTGTTGAAGGCCTACAAGGCGCTGAATCCTGAGTATGTGCAGGAGAAGCAGAAGGAGCTTCCGCCGCTTCTGCAGGCGCTGCTGGATGAAGACCAGACGCGTCTTCAGGCAGAACTGGATCAAGTGCTGGAGCGGGTTGTGATTCAGCAGCTGCCGCTTAAGGACAATCTGTCCACACTGGATCTGGAGCCGCAGTTTCTGCAGGCGAAACGGGACGCGGTGCAAGCCCGCCGATTCCCGAGCTCTGCATATAGCGCTTCGCAGCATCTCCAGAGGGAAGTTTTCTACGATTCCCTGCTGCAGATCCACAGTGCCTTTATGTACGCCATCCATCTGAAAGGCGGAAAGGAAGTCTTCCTGAAGGAGCTGGATGAGACAGGACAACTCCTGCTGGAAGCAGTCCGGGACCTGCATGAGGTTCTTCCGCTGGAGGTGCGCAGCAACCTGCTTGAGCTGGATGACAAGGCGAAGAACCCCCAGAGCCTGCTGGCCGGAATCGTTCCACTGGATGAACCCTACCCGTTGATCGAGCAGCTTGGAGCGCAGCTGCAGTATTTCACCATTGCCTGGAATACGCTTAAAGCAGCTGTGCAAGACGATCCCGCCAGATCTGGACGGGCGCTGGAAATTATGCGCCGTCCTTATCCCAGAGCCTTTCTGAGGAAGGTATTGGAAGACAATAGTGCTGATCTGGAGGCGATACCGGGAAATCTGGAGCAGTTAGTTCTGCAATCTATAAGTGACTTAAGCAACAAGAACAAACATGCACTGAGTCTGATCCGCTATTTGTCCGGGGAACTGTCTCTGGAGTCTTATCTGAGTGATGATAATAAACTGACCATGTTCGACAGCCGCGACCGGGACACCAGCCGCAGAAGCGTGTTCATCGCCATCAGCTTCCTGCCGCTGGATTCGCAAGCCTACCGCCGCTTCGTCCTGCTGCTCTGCCACCCGGATACCCGGACTGCAGGTCTTCTTGCTATGCTCTATAAATCATTTGATTTCAGCGGTGAGCAGCTGCTGGCGCAGTATGAGAATGACCCGGAAGTAGACGGAGAACAGCTGCTCCTGGACCTCCTGATGCTAAATGGGCAGCAGGAATACGATTATGTATCGATACCAAGGGTAGAATTGGGACGTATCATACAGAGCCATATGGCGAACAGCCTGAAGTTCTATAAGAAGCTGCCTACAGATACAAGGCTGACCTTGCTGGAAACGGCCTATACGAACCGGGATTCCCTGCCCACTGAAGAGTATGCAGAGAGCCTTCGGCTTGGCTTGACTGACAGCTCCAAGCAAGCCAATCAGCTGGCCCAGAGCGAATTCACCCGCAATCCGGACCGAGAGCTGTACGTCAACTTGTACAAGGCGGATAATAAGGCAAGCCTGAAGGAATTGGTGCTGAACGGACTCCGGGAGCTTCCTGGTGCAAGTCAAGCCTATGAAGAGCTGCTGGCTTACGAGACTTCGGAAGCCTTGAAGCAGCTGATTCAGGTGCTGCTTAATACCGAAGGGCAGAGTCCGACTGCAGCCCATGCCGCACTCGCCAAGCTGACAGACGCGAAGCGGATGTCACGGCTTAACTGGCTGCCGTTGGATCATCTGCCGGCTCTGCGCGGCCAAGGCGGGGAGGAGCTAGATGAAGGCATCCCACTGTATCTGCTGGTTCAATCCCTTGACTTCGCTACTGAGCCGAACCCGAGGCTGGCAGAGGTTCGGGAATATGCCGACTCGCTCTCGCTGGCAGACTTCTCAGCAGAAATACTGTCGCTGTGGATTCAGAACCAGGCTCCGGCCAAAGAGAAATGGGTGTTGTTCCTGTCCGCATTGTTCGGTGACCGCCGGGTTATTGAACTGCTGGCGGCTCAAATTAAGGAATGGACCGAGAACAGCCGGGGTGCAATTGCCGCGGAAGCGGTTAGAGCGCTGTCCTATGTGAACGACAAGGCAGCCTTGATGACGATTGACCGTGTGAAGCGGTCCGTCAAGAACCGTCAGGTGAAAGGGGCGGCGGAAGAAGCATTGTCAATGGCCGCCGAGAATATGGGATTAACACAAGAAGAGCTGGAGGACAGACTGGTAACGTCCTTGGGCTTCGACGAGGCAGGTACACTTAGTCTAAGCTATGGTGAACGTGCATTTACCGTTAAGGTGACAGGCGATCTGCAGCTTAGCGTCCTTAATGAAGAGACAGGCAAAGAAGTCAAAAGCCTGCCGGCACCCGCTCAGAAAGACGATGCTGAATTAGCTGCACAAGCCAAAAAAACCTTCACCCAGCTTAAAAAAGACCTGAAGATGATGGTGGCAATCCAGTCTCAGCGGGTGGAGGAATCCTTGTCCAAGCAGCGGCTGTGGACGCTCGAAGCATGGCGTGATTTATTTGTGCATAATGTCATCATGCGCAAATTCAGCATTGGGCTGGTATGGGCTGTCTACCGGGACGGCAAGCTGGCAGATACCTTTCGTTATATGGAAGACGGTACGTTTAACACGGTAGATGAGGATGAATATGAATTCGCCGATGGAGTGCTGATTGGTCTGATCCATCCGGTGGAGCTGGATCAGGAGACGCTGGCGGCTTGGAGAACACAGCTGGAGGATTATGAGATCACCCAGCCGTTCGAGCAGTTGAACCGTACCGTCTATAAACCTGGCGAAGAAGACAGTGGCAGCCGTGCCTATACAGCCCTCCCGGAGGAAGATTTCTCGCCTACCGCCTTCCCGAAGGTGCTGGAGAAATACGGCTGGTACAAGGGAGCCGCTCAGGATGGAGGCATGTACTTCGAATTCTACAAAGAGTACGGTGAGCTGATCGCCGAGCTGAAATTCAGCGGAGCCAGCATCTCTTATTATGAAGGTATGGAAGATATCACGCTCGAATCACTGGCCTTCTTCACTAACCGCCACAGCACTTATTATTATTATGATCAGACCCAGGGTCTCTATCTGGACCAAGTGCCTACCCGCGTGTACAGCGAAACGTTGTACGATATTATGCGTGCCACAGGACGCTGA
- a CDS encoding helix-turn-helix domain-containing protein, whose translation MKPYHNKPLHRIYRLQEAGKHQVGGGLAVSPEIVQSPLVLTPEEGNVQITVEGERTTLRMGEILFLSAGTAYQLNGTVEAPASVHSLSYEVYELGSSTEQELVYKLCREFFPTNGILPVRLTNKISRLFSELEDLNTNNLAADTDKIQSLLCQIHLLVIEAKAGTTITDSSYFRMLSYLHQNFHKEITREVMSQMMGFNPRYFSIWFRKQTGWSFTEYLTHLRVNKAKMQLMCGETTIQEISQRVGYTDGLYLSRKFKQITGMTPTQFRARPKPKRIVALQFYGDLLALGVLPVAADPHIMNNSLLLSPELEGVRGLELPTDTAEPVSSDLEADLVIASTFLSPQQLRYLEKLGPLITVECDDMDRLEQIRLFGRLLGEEERAEAWVRHYQLKVDSARHRLSALIKSGETVAVYEIRQNNGIYIWNHTARGVYNLYPMLGLTPPDKVRTDVLERNEHLCISVSDLPEYAADHMFVVASGRQGWTAWTRKHISKSAVWRNLPAFRNGNIYYLKLEEFWYSEGLALERQLEIQTNLLTGCSLN comes from the coding sequence ATGAAGCCCTACCATAACAAGCCGCTCCATAGAATTTATAGGTTACAAGAAGCGGGGAAACACCAAGTCGGCGGCGGGCTTGCCGTAAGTCCCGAAATCGTCCAATCCCCTCTCGTTCTGACACCGGAGGAAGGAAATGTTCAAATTACCGTGGAAGGGGAGCGTACAACGCTTAGAATGGGAGAAATTCTTTTTCTAAGTGCAGGCACGGCTTATCAGTTGAATGGGACAGTGGAGGCACCGGCCTCTGTTCATTCGCTCTCCTATGAGGTATATGAGCTGGGCAGCAGCACGGAACAAGAACTGGTGTACAAGCTGTGCCGTGAATTTTTTCCAACGAATGGCATCCTGCCTGTTCGCCTGACGAACAAGATTTCCCGCTTATTCAGTGAACTGGAAGATCTCAACACCAACAATCTGGCAGCCGATACCGATAAAATTCAGTCCCTGCTGTGCCAAATACATTTGCTGGTCATCGAGGCGAAGGCGGGAACAACCATTACGGACAGTTCGTATTTCAGGATGCTCTCCTATCTCCATCAGAACTTTCATAAAGAGATTACCCGGGAGGTGATGTCTCAGATGATGGGGTTTAATCCCCGTTATTTCTCGATTTGGTTCCGCAAGCAGACCGGTTGGAGTTTCACGGAGTATTTAACACATCTCAGAGTGAATAAAGCGAAGATGCAGCTAATGTGCGGCGAAACAACAATCCAAGAGATATCCCAAAGAGTGGGCTACACAGACGGACTGTATCTCAGCCGCAAATTTAAGCAGATCACCGGGATGACCCCGACGCAATTCCGCGCACGCCCCAAACCGAAGCGGATTGTAGCGCTGCAATTTTACGGAGATTTGCTTGCTCTGGGGGTACTGCCTGTTGCAGCTGATCCCCATATAATGAACAACTCCTTGCTGCTGTCGCCGGAGCTTGAAGGGGTGAGAGGGCTTGAGTTGCCTACAGATACTGCAGAACCGGTTTCGTCCGACCTGGAAGCAGACTTGGTCATTGCCTCGACTTTCCTGAGCCCACAGCAGCTGAGATACCTTGAGAAGTTGGGGCCGCTCATTACCGTAGAATGTGACGACATGGACAGGCTGGAGCAGATCCGTCTCTTCGGGAGGCTGCTGGGTGAAGAAGAGCGGGCTGAGGCTTGGGTCAGACATTATCAATTGAAAGTAGATTCGGCCCGGCATCGGCTGTCCGCCCTAATCAAATCCGGTGAAACGGTAGCGGTCTATGAAATCAGGCAAAATAACGGGATTTACATCTGGAATCATACGGCTCGGGGAGTGTACAACCTGTACCCGATGCTTGGCTTGACTCCGCCTGACAAGGTAAGGACAGATGTACTGGAGCGGAACGAGCATTTGTGCATTTCCGTTTCAGACTTGCCGGAGTATGCCGCAGACCATATGTTTGTTGTCGCTTCGGGCCGCCAGGGTTGGACTGCCTGGACACGCAAACATATTAGTAAAAGCGCAGTTTGGCGTAATCTTCCGGCATTTAGGAACGGGAATATCTATTATCTGAAGCTTGAGGAATTCTGGTACAGCGAGGGGCTTGCACTGGAGCGTCAGCTGGAGATACAGACTAATCTGTTAACCGGCTGCAGTTTAAACTGA
- a CDS encoding iron-hydroxamate ABC transporter substrate-binding protein, which produces MYNITAMGKMSRIAFALILVMILSACGQVANQGNNSGNAANTANAGNAAADESAASSAEQAAETEEWTYESDKGSVQISRNPQRVVLPASDFIGDLLTLDVTPIGVTGNNILENPYFKEPLAGVEVVGDDTTLSLEKIITLNPDLIITYQEENYEQLSKIAPTVFIPWGKYNYKERLIEIGKILNKEQQAVQWVADFDKKLEDKKAEIADLIAADKKVAIFEIAGKELYLYGSSYGRGGEILYNGLGLHAPKIVEEAAFEEGWASVSHEALPEYLGEADYIFQGFSRGDEQDRLDVMESPIWKSLPAVQAGHVFTYDLTTYYFSDAYALNKQLDEIIGVLKSFQ; this is translated from the coding sequence TTGTACAACATAACAGCCATGGGAAAAATGAGCAGAATAGCCTTTGCGCTAATACTAGTGATGATATTGAGTGCCTGCGGACAAGTTGCGAACCAGGGCAACAATTCGGGGAACGCAGCCAACACAGCCAACGCGGGCAACGCAGCCGCTGACGAGAGCGCCGCCAGCAGCGCGGAACAGGCAGCAGAAACGGAAGAATGGACCTATGAGAGCGACAAAGGGTCGGTACAGATTTCCCGGAATCCACAGAGAGTAGTCTTGCCCGCATCGGACTTCATAGGTGATTTACTGACCTTGGACGTAACGCCCATTGGCGTTACCGGAAATAATATCTTGGAGAATCCGTACTTCAAAGAGCCATTGGCCGGGGTAGAAGTTGTGGGTGATGATACTACATTGTCGCTAGAAAAAATTATAACTCTAAATCCGGATCTGATTATTACCTATCAAGAAGAAAACTATGAACAACTTTCCAAGATTGCGCCGACGGTCTTCATTCCCTGGGGCAAATACAACTACAAGGAACGATTGATCGAAATCGGTAAAATTCTGAACAAGGAACAGCAGGCGGTGCAGTGGGTAGCTGATTTTGACAAGAAACTGGAAGATAAAAAAGCGGAAATTGCAGACCTGATCGCAGCGGACAAAAAAGTGGCCATCTTCGAAATTGCCGGCAAAGAGCTGTATTTGTACGGTTCCTCCTATGGACGGGGCGGCGAGATTCTGTATAACGGACTTGGGCTGCATGCGCCGAAGATTGTTGAGGAAGCGGCTTTTGAGGAAGGCTGGGCCTCCGTTTCCCACGAAGCACTGCCGGAGTATCTGGGCGAAGCCGATTACATCTTCCAGGGCTTCAGCCGCGGAGATGAGCAGGACAGGCTCGACGTTATGGAGAGTCCAATCTGGAAGAGCCTCCCGGCTGTACAAGCAGGGCATGTGTTCACTTATGACCTCACCACATATTATTTCTCGGATGCTTATGCGCTGAACAAGCAGCTGGATGAGATTATAGGGGTATTAAAGTCTTTTCAATAA
- a CDS encoding AAA family ATPase — MNKLVFFLGPGGAGKTSLAKAVATRRKAVVLDMDILLRPASDVIMTLHGLDPTDRDSAEYKQLCRDLGYRITMDAALDNLPLGTDILVVGPFTKEAEDPGWIESELARIGYTLQDVEVKVVLVKLANEALYRQRIIDRQSPLDDWKLEHWDQFRLALGSRTVAWPLPPAHITVIDNSNPDMSAAAAAVEHFMDA; from the coding sequence ATGAATAAACTTGTATTTTTTCTCGGACCAGGCGGAGCAGGCAAAACGTCATTGGCCAAAGCTGTAGCGACACGCCGTAAGGCAGTTGTGCTGGATATGGATATTCTGCTTCGTCCCGCCTCGGATGTGATTATGACCCTGCATGGCCTTGACCCTACAGACCGCGATTCTGCAGAATATAAGCAGCTGTGCCGTGATCTGGGTTACCGGATTACGATGGACGCGGCGCTGGATAATCTGCCCCTCGGCACGGATATCCTGGTGGTGGGCCCCTTCACCAAGGAAGCTGAAGATCCTGGCTGGATTGAAAGCGAGCTGGCCCGGATCGGCTATACACTGCAGGATGTTGAGGTCAAGGTGGTTCTGGTCAAGCTGGCGAATGAAGCCCTCTACCGTCAGCGGATCATCGACCGGCAATCCCCGCTGGATGACTGGAAGCTGGAGCACTGGGACCAGTTCCGGCTTGCGCTGGGCAGCCGCACCGTAGCCTGGCCGCTTCCTCCTGCCCATATTACGGTTATTGATAATTCCAATCCTGATATGTCTGCCGCTGCCGCAGCGGTGGAGCATTTCATGGACGCTTAA
- a CDS encoding IS91 family transposase yields MDVKNQERWKKRGVIRQILKDHFHGFMEMHGHHLPKELHSSMIETVNKAIRCGTRDMGYARYECKGCTEGTPEPVFICFTCKSRFCHGCGKKYTDEWAEKQQERILDVPHRHLVFTVPEELRKVFFQDRRKLNELSNQVAKVIQYYYRRKNKSKKYEVGVITVIHTFGRDLKFNPHIHALITEGALDRNKEWKKAEYISYEYLRKSWQKLLLDLMMKWYPEEERIKRLVNELYQRYSQGFYVNAEQRMKNARGAAKYIGRYLARPAIAEYRVVSYNYHKVHYWYEDHRTGKRVDVVSPVMKFIYDLVQHIPPKHFRMVGRYGLYSRGKNKESQKVINLWRYMVHKQIEMTFPAEERKKKSYRQRMLESYGRDPMLCPCCKHRMLLVVIWHAEYGRIYYYDEQREYENQKKWGIRSHGKRTGPKVRTG; encoded by the coding sequence ATGGACGTGAAGAATCAGGAGAGGTGGAAGAAACGAGGAGTCATCCGGCAGATTTTAAAAGATCACTTTCATGGATTCATGGAAATGCACGGACATCATCTGCCCAAGGAACTCCACAGTAGCATGATAGAAACCGTGAATAAAGCGATACGCTGTGGTACACGGGATATGGGCTATGCCAGATATGAGTGCAAGGGATGCACGGAGGGAACGCCGGAACCCGTGTTTATTTGCTTCACCTGTAAAAGCCGTTTTTGTCATGGATGTGGGAAGAAATATACGGATGAATGGGCGGAAAAGCAGCAAGAACGAATACTAGATGTACCTCATCGCCACCTCGTATTTACAGTGCCTGAAGAACTACGCAAGGTATTCTTTCAAGACCGGCGGAAGTTAAATGAACTGAGTAACCAAGTGGCCAAGGTCATTCAATATTATTACCGGCGGAAAAATAAGAGCAAGAAATACGAAGTCGGTGTGATTACCGTGATTCATACCTTTGGCCGTGATTTAAAGTTTAATCCGCATATCCATGCGCTAATTACGGAAGGCGCGCTAGACCGGAACAAGGAGTGGAAGAAGGCGGAGTATATCTCGTATGAGTACTTGCGGAAATCGTGGCAGAAACTGCTACTGGATTTAATGATGAAATGGTATCCGGAGGAAGAACGTATAAAGAGACTGGTGAATGAGTTATACCAGCGCTATTCGCAGGGGTTTTATGTGAATGCGGAGCAGCGGATGAAAAATGCCCGAGGAGCAGCGAAATACATTGGGCGCTATTTGGCGCGTCCGGCGATCGCGGAGTACCGGGTAGTAAGCTACAACTACCACAAGGTGCACTACTGGTATGAGGATCACCGAACGGGCAAACGGGTGGATGTGGTATCGCCGGTAATGAAATTCATTTACGATCTGGTGCAGCACATTCCGCCCAAGCATTTTCGGATGGTGGGGCGCTATGGTCTATACAGCCGGGGGAAAAACAAAGAGTCACAAAAGGTAATTAATCTGTGGCGGTACATGGTGCACAAACAAATCGAGATGACTTTTCCAGCGGAGGAAAGGAAGAAGAAAAGCTACCGCCAGCGGATGCTGGAGAGCTATGGGCGAGACCCGATGCTTTGTCCCTGCTGCAAGCACCGGATGTTGCTTGTGGTGATTTGGCATGCGGAATATGGGAGAATTTATTATTATGACGAGCAGCGAGAATATGAAAACCAAAAGAAATGGGGGATACGAAGTCATGGGAAAAGAACAGGGCCAAAAGTCCGGACAGGATAA
- a CDS encoding response regulator transcription factor yields the protein MNGTILVVDDEQEIADLIELYLRNEGYAVSKHYNARTALQAVATEPVELAVLDVMLPDMDGFQLCRQIREQHHYPIILLTSRTEGMDRITGLTLGADDYVTKPFLPLELVARVKAHLRRCTLYNTAGPQKVGQMISFSGITLNKNNLSGRVALKKFLSFLHKKKINSPPGFSMLMLKYGGLLLCSSVLQKGT from the coding sequence TTGAACGGTACGATACTTGTAGTTGACGACGAGCAGGAGATCGCTGATTTAATTGAGCTGTATCTGAGGAACGAAGGGTATGCCGTGTCTAAACATTATAACGCTCGTACAGCACTGCAAGCGGTTGCCACCGAGCCGGTTGAACTGGCTGTCCTTGATGTCATGCTGCCGGATATGGATGGGTTCCAGCTATGCCGGCAGATCAGGGAGCAGCACCATTATCCCATCATCCTGCTGACTTCAAGAACGGAAGGCATGGATCGGATTACGGGTCTGACGCTGGGCGCGGACGATTATGTGACAAAGCCATTTCTGCCGCTAGAGCTGGTGGCACGGGTGAAGGCGCATCTAAGGCGCTGCACACTGTATAACACAGCCGGTCCGCAGAAGGTGGGGCAGATGATCAGCTTTTCCGGGATTACTCTGAACAAAAACAACCTTTCAGGTAGGGTTGCCCTTAAGAAATTCTTAAGCTTTCTTCATAAAAAGAAAATCAACAGCCCGCCCGGATTTAGTATGCTGATGCTAAAATATGGCGGGCTGTTGCTATGCAGCTCCGTTCTGCAGAAAGGGACTTAA
- a CDS encoding VanZ family protein has product MKKTPKVSPGRTITVLWIMFVLYLSLLIRIILFKDAPLYNLLGGIGLFPRTVSPVPMASTLEMIQGGMDSGRLLENIIGNIVLFVPLGLMLPVLTKLRPGQVLLFGSAFSLVLEILQFGLAIGSSDVDDLVYNTCGAWLGISLTCYIRRQVGAAKALMVITVTVAICGLLGVAVLYRTHSSLFKLHRNAVIIESRQQNAEANNKNSLHSL; this is encoded by the coding sequence ATGAAGAAAACACCTAAGGTTTCACCGGGAAGAACAATTACCGTCTTATGGATTATGTTTGTTCTCTACCTGTCGCTGTTGATCCGAATTATCCTGTTCAAGGACGCGCCGCTCTACAATCTGCTAGGGGGTATCGGATTATTTCCGCGTACCGTCAGTCCTGTACCTATGGCCTCTACATTGGAGATGATCCAGGGCGGAATGGACAGCGGACGACTGCTTGAGAATATCATCGGCAATATCGTTCTGTTCGTTCCACTGGGCCTCATGCTGCCCGTATTGACCAAGCTGCGTCCAGGACAGGTACTACTGTTTGGTTCGGCCTTCAGTCTGGTGCTGGAAATTCTGCAGTTCGGGCTGGCTATCGGCAGTAGTGATGTAGATGATCTCGTCTATAACACTTGCGGAGCTTGGTTAGGTATAAGCTTAACCTGCTATATAAGGAGACAGGTAGGTGCAGCCAAGGCTTTAATGGTGATAACCGTGACGGTGGCAATATGCGGTCTGTTGGGCGTTGCCGTTCTTTATAGGACACACAGTTCATTGTTCAAGCTTCACCGCAACGCGGTAATTATAGAGAGCCGGCAACAGAATGCAGAGGCGAACAACAAGAATAGTTTACATTCCTTGTAG
- a CDS encoding MetQ/NlpA family ABC transporter substrate-binding protein translates to MRKISAILLTMTILLVIAGCGSKNNSAAGELVIGSMGSDAQIWKHIAESQAAKDAGLKLEVKEISDGVPLNNATKEGEVDVNAFQSWAYLVSYNKDSKANLVAFDTTYLEPMGIYSDKIKNLADVPEGAEVAIANNPANTARGLKLLEAAGLITLKADFDNGTGSVNDIDSNPKQLSFTLIDDTTGPRVIKDVDLVLIGNTIALEGGLNVLEDSLYYEEISEATKNNINILVTTADKQDNEDIQKLSALYHSEDTQNYIKENFGGTKVEVKKPISYLEEN, encoded by the coding sequence ATGAGGAAAATATCCGCTATTCTACTAACTATGACTATTCTGCTGGTGATTGCCGGCTGCGGCAGCAAGAATAATTCCGCAGCGGGGGAATTGGTGATTGGCTCAATGGGATCAGATGCGCAGATCTGGAAGCATATTGCCGAATCCCAGGCAGCCAAGGATGCGGGCCTGAAGCTTGAAGTGAAAGAGATCAGTGACGGCGTTCCGCTGAACAATGCCACCAAGGAAGGCGAAGTGGATGTGAACGCGTTCCAATCCTGGGCTTACCTGGTGAGCTACAACAAGGACAGCAAAGCCAATTTGGTCGCTTTTGACACTACATACCTGGAGCCTATGGGTATCTATTCCGATAAGATCAAGAACCTTGCCGATGTGCCCGAAGGTGCAGAGGTCGCGATCGCCAACAACCCTGCCAATACAGCCAGAGGCCTGAAGCTGCTGGAAGCGGCCGGATTAATTACCTTGAAGGCGGATTTCGATAACGGAACCGGCTCGGTTAACGATATTGACAGCAATCCGAAGCAGCTCAGCTTCACATTGATTGACGATACGACAGGGCCACGGGTTATCAAGGATGTAGATCTGGTGCTCATCGGCAATACGATTGCGCTCGAAGGCGGGCTGAATGTGCTGGAGGATTCTCTCTATTACGAAGAAATCTCAGAAGCGACCAAGAATAACATCAATATCCTAGTAACGACAGCGGACAAGCAAGATAATGAAGATATCCAGAAGCTGTCGGCCTTGTACCATAGCGAGGACACCCAGAATTATATCAAAGAGAATTTTGGCGGAACCAAGGTAGAAGTTAAGAAACCAATTTCTTATCTGGAAGAGAATTAA